A region of the Clupea harengus chromosome 7, Ch_v2.0.2, whole genome shotgun sequence genome:
AAATGCAGGATTTATCGATGACGTCATCGATATGCGTTTTATATTGCGCCTGTGAATTTGTCAGAGCAATTACCAGGATTCAGTGACATAAGTATTCATATTTTCATTTGACGTGCTTTGTGCTTTTATCTGTAATGTAACTATTGTCTAACGctaaacatttttttcaaacGTGTTATGTTTTTTCAAACgtcctctgtctttgtgtctttatgCCGATAAAATAGGTCATATTTTGAATGTTTCTTAAATTAGTCCATCAAGCTGGAAACTCGTTGCATCTGCTAAGCGGCTTTGCGATAATATATATCTTGCACTGAAGTGGGCTGGACCAACAAAAGGTTGCTTTCTTTGTTGCATGGTAATAACAACTTCCCTCTCGCGTCTTTTCAGAACGTCCATCCGTTAGGCGGAAGTTCCATAGAACCGTCCACTGGTTGCAGCTATTAGCAGGTGACACGcacccacatgcacatacagacgACTTGACAAGGGCACAAGACCTTAGATTGTAAAGGACCTCTGCACTTTTGATGTAATCTCAGGTTGCATGGGAAGAGGTTGTCAAAGTGAATACACACTCTGTagtttctctgtccctctctgtctttctgagGAGTGTCATTGCTTTGCAGAGGTTGGTGGGATTTCCAGGACTGCCAGAGAGCCATGGGGTTTGGGAAGCAGGAGGCGACCCGGGTCCATGCCCCCTGCAGCGCGCTCACAGTCTGGCTCTGCTGATGGAGCGTCCCAGCGGACGCCCGCTCAACTACGCCTGGCACGGAGgacgaggagaaggagaggaagtttAAGCAGCATTCTTCAGCCCAAGCTGGAGAGGTTTTAGATTTCAGCAGAAGCAACAGACTACTCCACACGCTTTCTCTCGCGACGTCTCAAACAACATAGGAAAACAAGCAGCTCGATCCTTGACCTCTCCGAACCCACCTGAGGCGATACCACCAGGGCTTTTAGCAGAGCAACCCGTcgtcccccattctctctcctgACCCCTTTCCAATCTGACTTTGTTACCTGTGGCTTCCACCATTTGATTTGGTGCTCTTGAGCGAGAGCCGTCTTGACTGAGCACTAACGGtacaaggaaagagagagagagagagagagagaaagagagagaggagaggagaggagaggagaggagaggagaggagaggagagactgtgCACTCCCACTCTGTGACTGCTCGAGCACCATGGCCATCTGGAGAACAGCAGGGCTGAGTGTCGCACCACCAGAACTGGGCAGACTGTAGGAGGGGCACACCCCACCCGGTAGCAGCAGCCGCCAAGCTCCAACACCCATGCCATGGAAGGGGACATCATCCTGGTTGCACACACTGAGGTAAGAGCTGAGCTGTCATTGCAACCAGGCAGGGGGGTGAGATTCATACTGGAACAGCCTCACTGCATACCAGTTGGACTGCACTATGTGGACACGGAAGGGTGCATACTCAAATAGCTTTAGTGCATATCAGTCGGAATGCACTATGAACGGCAGacataattgtgtttgtgtggggggagtGCAGTGGTTGTGAGCCAATTTCCCTTCCTTGCAAAATTGAGGTGCTTGGGGATACATAGGCCTGTGCTCAGCTCCTCTGAGTTTTCTCTGCTGGGAAGTCATCAAGGGTCAGTTTGTTAGGCAAGGACTAAGGCTAGTGCAGTGCATACAAGGGTCACAATTTAGTCAGCCAAAATTATGGCAGAAAATCAGCTCAATAGTATTTAGCAGAACAACCGCGAATTGCCTAAATGGCTTTCTCAGCAAGGAATACTTTTCCAGTCAGAACACCAGTTTGTATGCATTTAATTCCCATCTTTGTGTACAATTGGCAAGGAAGCACACTGAACTTGTTGATGAATGGTTATATACTGAGAGCGCATGGCAGTCTACTCCGTAATTCAAGCAAAACACTTCCTTTGTTCTGGGTTCATATCCTATCGTCCTTTAAAGTGATACATTATTTGAAAACTGTTTATTATTTTGGGACAGATCAATTCAAAATAAAGCTtaaatgccattttttttttttaaaacaccctAACAACTTGTTGGAAATCAAATTAAACTCCTTAAAAATGTTGGTTAAAGGTGTGGACAAGTTGTCCACTGGACAATATGGGAGCCAGAAACGACTCAGTAATGTATTTGGGCACAATGGCTCCTCCTTGTCTTGCAACAGGTGTGCCTCTGTCACAGGAGATGCATCCAAAAACATGTCCCGACCTCTAGACACCCCTACACAGAGGTCTGACAATTGTTTGACCTCTCTCACACgaccacacaaacagacattgtTTAAAAGTACTGTCTTATATTGACAGTGACATATCTCTCAGCAGGACAATTTTttcgcacacacccacacatataaaCTTTTAAATGTGAATGCTAAGTTTTTGGCACTCCATCACAGTTTGATTGCTTTTGCCAATTTCAGTGACGGTGTGCATTGTTGTTGCACACCTGCGTTTAAGCAGAGCAAGCCCTTGTGAGTGCGGCAGAGTGCTTGCAGACCTGTGGCTATGGATGGGAGCTGGGGAATTTGTGGGTTTGTTGATCTGTTGCTGGAGCACTTAATGAAGTCCCTTGCCAGTCCAGATGATTTGCATTGGTCTGTTGGAGTTTAGAGTTGACGGGTTTGGTGTAAGTAAGCCACTGCTGAATGGCAGGCAAGCATACTGACAGTAGAATGAAAGCTATTGATTTGAAACAGGCTGCATTTGTTTGTCTTTGAGAGAGTTTCCTTTAACCCTGAAGTCTGCTCTTACTCTTCTCATCCACTTCCTTTGCTTTCATGGGCAATTCTGACGTGGCATTGTTTTTCCTTCATCAGGGTTTGAATGGGTTGCCTCAAGAATGTAAGCAGACAGTGGATCTGACCAATGGACACTCCAATCATAAACCTGTGAGTATCCTATTTGTCTCAACACAAGAAGCTGTCGCTCATCCCACTTACACACCTCTTTACAGCACAATTTCACTTCCCAAGTAACCATGCGTATGCCCCCATGCTCACTCTGTACAATCAAGCCTTCTGGCCCGTCTCATATGTGTATCTACTGCAGAGGATTTAGTGCCCTCCCTTGACCCGTTGTGTGACCCGTAgtgcactgctctgctctgcacggACTGGGGAGAGGTGAGAAGAAGGTCGGGTGCGCTGAAGCTTTAGTTAGCTTTACCTGCAGAGACGACTGCTGCGTGCGGTGGCTCACCTCATCTCGGCTCTGCTCCCGAGGGATGTTCCCTGCTATCTTAAGTGTTAATGAAATGGGGACATTTAGACCGAGAGATTGCTTTATGTAGTAGGAGCCCAAAATGCAACGTTTCAGCTTGTCTGCATCAAGCGGTTGAAATATTGATGTTAAAGTTCACTGGCCTGCCtttagggaaaaaaaagaatacaccCACCTTCACCGACTTACTGTAGCAAAGGTCAAGGCGGTCTTTTTGTATTTGCATTTCCTGAGTCAGGGAGTGTAGTAGAGGCCAGCATGGCTTACAGCACAGTGGAGGCGTTCACTTTATCGCTCTGCGTGCTCCTCTGAACTTGAATCGTGATCTTTTCTGTTGCTCTGACCATGCTCTGTGACCTGACGATCTTGGATTTTGACTTGGAACCGACGTCTTTGGACTTGCAGGAGATGAATGGAGTGGGTCCAGGCCATGCCATCATTAAGGAGCACACCAATGGACACTCCCTTCACAAACCAGTGCCAGTGAGTTCCTCGGACGGAcgttcacatacacatgctgaAAAGGCTGAGATAAAAATGACCACAACAATAAAGGCTGTGTTCTTAATTGATGCAGATGGTATTTTTTCaccatagccacacacacacacacaccacacaccacacatacctACAGACACCTACAGACTCGTATGCAGTCTTGACTGTCCTCTGAATTGGTGTTGTAGATTTCTGCGCTGAAGCAGAATGGCCTGTTGCAGTCCCTGGCAGCAGGAGGTGATCAGCCTCACACAGAAGGTGAGAACAGCCGTGTGTTCCTTTTGAgtatgcatgcatttgtgtgtgtgtgtgtgtgtgttctctctgttttactgtgcatgtgtgtgtctcttcagtcactctctgagtgtgtgtctgtgtgtgttttaatctcaccttgtttctgttgtgtgaatggGTGTAACTCGCTCCTTGATTTTTCTCCCCTCAGTTcctcaagtgtgtgtttctagctgtgtgtgtttttgttttgtgtgaatgcTGGTgcgttttgtatttgtttactgttgaagtgtgtgtgtgtgtgtgtgtgtgtgtgtgtgggtgtgggtgtgggtgtgtgtgtgtctgtgtctgtcttctcaccctcctctccatgGCGTGTGATTGCAGAGGTGAACTCGGAGGtagagagggccagagaggaaTGGGATGCCCTTGAGAGCATCCAGCCAGGTGAGCTCATCCTCCTTGTCGCCATGGGAACCACATCTCTAACGCACTGCCTTACCTCAGCCACACTAGCCTACCTCCATGGATACCAAACTCACTCGTCCAATCCAGAGACTTTGATTGGGTCAGCCTGAAAGGGGAAACGATGAAGGAGCCTGGCATCGGGCTCTGACTTAGTCAGACACCCCATTTTAAAAGATTTAACATAGTTTAGATTGCTAAAATAAAATTGTCTCCAAATGCTCTTAACTGCAACCAGCCCTGTAGTTCTTGTTTTAAACATTTAGTCTTCACTCACGTGCAgaattgtatgtatatgttgaGATTCAGTAAGCCTTCTTCATACACTGTATGGCCCTTTGGTGGCAGAAGTTGACAGAATGCACATTGCTAATGACTGAGGTTTTGGTCTTTCAAACTCAATAATACGGTTTGCTACTACTTTACACACTACCAACTCACCAACATTTTCTTACCTTGACATTGAAGCAGTATGCTTAGTTTAGGGGTGGTGTATGGCGTAAACAGAATGCTTTTCCAAAGTgcgtttggggtgggggtgggggtgggggtgggggttgggcaCAGGGGCGTTGGAGTTGTGATTTTAGTACGCTTATCTCACGCTGGCCTTTCCGGTGCAGTTCTCCCCGAGGAGCTCACTCCCTCCCCGCTCATCCCCTTCAACGAGGCCCTGCAGCACTTCCAGACCACAGACCTCGCTGATTTcttggtgagtgtgtttgtgtgtgtgtgtgtgtgtgtgtgtgtgtgtgtgtgtgtgtgtgtgtgtgtgtgtgtgtgtgtgtgagtgtctgtctgtcagactgtctgtctgactgtctgtgtctcagtgtggaTGTTAATGTTAGCGTCATTATGTGGTTTTGGAGTTACGTATGTTTGTTGAGATACATTTATTAAAAGTGACTTGGAGTGTAAAGAAGATACATTTTCTTGCTAGTCCGCTGGTTGATTTGGTTGTTGTGAACACacgaatgtgttttttctttcggTGTTAAGGAGTTTGCAGGCCATTTTAATTAAGTTTTATATTGATACACAGGATGACAGCAAGTTGCACATTTGGCAAAATCCGAAGGGTTGCTGAGTGTAGTCATTCGACATGTATAGAGAAGTGGTGGATGCAGTCGtgattttaaaaataaacacttcCCTGTTTTGCCTTCATTTCCTCAAACACATCAAATgtgttcctcttcctcccccactcatctctcttcctcctttcattgaccgttttttttttgtattccacCCCCTCTGTGTTCTTTTTCTGTTCCCTTTTTCCCAaacctcttttttctctctctctccaccccccctcccctccctcccgtgAGCTCTCACTCCCTCATTTCTTCCATcgctctcttcctgtttgtttctctccctctctttctctctctctctctccctccctctctttctctccctctgcagaaGAACATCCAGCCCACCATTCGTAGGACTGGTCTGGCGGCCatcacacacttcctgtttggtcCGCCCCGACTGCACAaggagctgctggaggagagggaccTGGTGTTTGCCATTGCACAATGTGAgtacacgcgcacgcgcacgcgcacgcgcacgcgcacacacactcttcactctTTGCTGTGACAtaatgcaaaaagaaaaaaatctataccaatacacacacataaaaaaacattcacaaatATAATACGCCAGcgtatatatgaatatataccATAAATGCTTCACACATAATTGGTCATTGGTCAgtgacataacacacactccaggtttcctcttgtgtacacacaaaaacacacacacacacacacacaaaaacacacacacacacacacaatcttgacTGTGGTGAGCAGGTGGGGATCTTGAGTGTTCTGTACAGCATGTCTCTCTCAGCTGCTGCCCTTTCCTGCTCCTACCTACAGTAAGCCTGTCCCGAGCGGCGCACACacgcttgtgcgtgtgtgtgtgtgtgtgtgtgcatggggtgATCAGACGTAGGGCTGTGGCTGCTTGGCCAACGGCCCAGTCCCACAGTAACAGGATGTCCCCAGCAGAGTGTTAGAGCcgagctacaaacacacacacacacacacacacacacacaaacaaatgcaaaaccTGGAATTAGAATGGAGGACAGCATAGGAGTCTGCTGCTTCATACAATCTACAAGCCATATGGtctacatatacatacataccatgACTACATTTGTCTGAGTTGCATCAGATATTTTAGATGCCTCCCCTCTAGCGTTGATGTAATTGGCGGTTGTGATCCATTCCTTTATCCAAACTAGTTTACACTGGCAGGATCTCCATTTCAAGCCTAGCTGTGGTAGATGTACACTTGTCAAAGAAAACAGCAGTAGGTCTGAAGTTTAGGTCAGAAGTATAGCTGATTTACAGAAGTCACCATTCATGGAGAGCCTTCTGACTGCCTGAGGGGTGTTTCCTTAAACTGGCGTAGCTCCTAGCTCACAGAGGCTGGCTGCTCCATGCGACACCCTATGCTGGCTGTTTCTAAACAGACACCATGAGTTCAGTTGAAGTCTTGCAATAGGAAATTGTACTTTTTCCCAGACCAAGATGAGGTGCGAAGTTAATGGTTGACATTttggaaatgagagagaaagaagtaggGAGTCATAGCATAACTTGTAGGGCAGTGTCTTATTAATGTTATTGTAtgtgtgctgtactgtactgtatgctGCATAGCACATATCATCAATGTGCATGTGGTGAATATTAAAGGTTGTTTAAGTGGAATCTGCTTTCAGTCAATTCAAATGGATTTGGGAAAATGGCAACTTCGTATCAGTTGCTTAACATCACCTCCTCAAACTATGCAACTCCATTTTGTTTGAGCATGCTCAATTAAACCGGTGGCCTGCAGCTACTAGTAGATGATGGCTGAGCTAGGTCGTGTTGGCATTTAGTTCTTCTGCTCCTTTTGCTGCTGTGTTGACCTTTGATCTCTATCTATTAGGCTCACTGGACAACGGGCAGCCCGTGCACATGCGTGTGTTGCAGACCATCTACAAGAAACTGACTGGCAACCGCAATGACTGCCCGCGCCTTGGACCACACTGGGAGAATGTTGGTTTTCAGGGTGAGGagctatatataaatatatatatatatatatatatatatacatatgtgtgtatgtggtgtgcaGTCCTTTGAGACACTGAACATTCCCAATGCAATATAAGAGTATCTGTTTATACATTCCTGTGGTTTACTGGCTATACACTGTAGATCAGATTGGTATATCAATTcgccaaatacaccaaaatcgGAAATACCATTCCACACTTtcttttgtttatatatatatatataattagggctgtcaacgttaacgcgttaatctatgcgattaatgcggccgcgattaacgcaataaaatattttaacgcaattaacgcaaccttaaaaaaaataaaaataataataataattattatttttttttttttttaatgcctttatttgaataggacatgaagttatgacaggaagcgaggcggagaagaggtggggagaggattgggaaattacatcaggccagacttgaacctgtgtcccctcgggcaatgtagcccgtaagtagggggcttggcctaccattttatgggagcgatgagggacaggtggggcttgaatagccccccttgttcaaagtggggaatgacagaaaaagtttgagaaccacttcggtagttgaagatggagagagctgagggattgttgggcggaaagtctctgtttaagagccaaaatgacggaacaatcgacaaaactaaagttgtatgtagcatttgtcaagctgaatttagctatcaccttaatgcaaagcacccgacagaaagcagtcccaggttagatgatcacCAAACcatactccacgacttctctaggaaaataactagaccagtccgtgaaaaggttaccatttgggttgccagtgactgtcggcccatcaacatagttgaggacagtgggctgattgaggtgattcgaattgcttcaggggaaattcttacgatttaccgtcgaggggcaccattgtgtaaaaaaaaatacaattaaacaacagtgtctaaaatacacgctgtctgaagtgattacttgtttatctataagatttagtcttaagaagaaaaaaaacttttgcgattaattagttaattttttttaatcgattgacagccctatatataatatataaaatggaaaaaaagaagcgTAAGAAACATCTGTAACCTAAATCTAAATTCTCCACTCAGAAAATTGAGTGGAGAATTAATTTTGAAATGATCAAGTTTATAAGTTATAAACTGAAATGTGTGCTTACTGCTAAACTAGTAAGTTAGCAGTAGTTAGCTATTACCACTCTTCGGATTCAAAGATCAGCAATCTTTAACTAAATGAATGGCATTAGGCTACCTAGCTTATTTTAAAGCAAACAAATACAAGAGGGGAGTGTAAAAGAGAGTGCCTTATCATCACCatcagtgtcagtgtttttcACTTTGGTAATGATTTGGTACAGATGGGGGCTGTACTACAAAGCGCGGTTACTGGCTTATCCAGGTAACCTCAGAGGTAACTTTGTGACATCGGGTGTAACTTCCTAacccaggggtactcaattagaaacccaaaaggtccactcgccaaatttccattcagtccagggtccggaacagtgacggtcaaaatccaaaaacataactccaaccaAAACTttcaaactatgcacaaaaggtgatgtggtctggccttatttgtgtgaaaggtgacacttttttgtggtttaaacttgggcataaaaggtgtgaaggccaggcggaggcactgatgtaagtgttagtgagtgtgctcctgtatttgtttttcaccatattcatggttgaaaaggcagactcacaacaatatgttgaggtatgcacgctgttgttgtgtggctgatctaaatattacactgcatgttgcttggtatgattgcagatggtttatttttctgccccttacctcagagttctgcgggtatttttgttcgaagtgtgcgtgctttgtttcatagtgacgtttcacgttaccacttttgacaagttgcagattaaacacatcagTTGTGTGCTCCCCACAgacagcacaaatgcatacttgccagtccactctgtcttaaattcgcgatttttggaatcaacttgtCGTTTTTTGTCAGGTTTAAAGCACggcatgattttcgtttgctgagaaaaagatatcgttcacaaatctatctgcccgcgttgttgccattgacacacacaacctgcgtgacccacagagctcgcggccaacattgagtgagtgagttgttatagtgatgttgttattacagctcctgattggacctctggattggacacggaagatagaaaccacatcgagtaggaaaaatatatataacgcgaaatcacgcaccaattaAAACgtgcttggatcatgattaaattagaatgttgattttggctttggTCCTAATTtcattgcgtctgggtccggatccggaccgcggtccgcctattgagtacccctgtccTAACCCGTGCTAAGAAAAGGGGGAACGGATACGTTTTACCCAAGGTATGCTGTCATGACAATGTACGCTGCATCTCTAAACTGCTCCGAGGAGGTTATCTTCATGTTTAGCTCAAGACTACCCTATTTaagcatctctctttttgtccacGAATCGACATTGGTGCACAGATTGTGAAA
Encoded here:
- the elmod3 gene encoding ELMO domain-containing protein 3 — encoded protein: MEGDIILVAHTEGLNGLPQECKQTVDLTNGHSNHKPEMNGVGPGHAIIKEHTNGHSLHKPVPISALKQNGLLQSLAAGGDQPHTEEVNSEVERAREEWDALESIQPVLPEELTPSPLIPFNEALQHFQTTDLADFLKNIQPTIRRTGLAAITHFLFGPPRLHKELLEERDLVFAIAQCSLDNGQPVHMRVLQTIYKKLTGNRNDCPRLGPHWENVGFQGIDPATDLRGTGFLGLMHTLYLVMDPETLPLARDIYKLSQHPVQNFPFSVMSINMTRIALHALREEVLSKECNRRQQVVAVINDFYAATFLHLFQLWKNEQKTISDSGYVLKEVEIFAKKNPKQILRRLEAFLKERRTRIGHRASPDSLSHSNRSPSDRGSSLGTQGTKEGKEMNFTGVCELPAEMEGEARLI